In a genomic window of Xenopus laevis strain J_2021 chromosome 5S, Xenopus_laevis_v10.1, whole genome shotgun sequence:
- the LOC121394207 gene encoding lamina-associated polypeptide 2, isoforms alpha/zeta-like, translating into MEPGMTGKASHPKGKSLPATDVRKDKSPEKTISAEKQQEPGSSVSQENQWESLASVIKQAVIQGFQEVSGTKKRPRHQHGRQGESFSDVSEGDLSFDSDVLSQAGSEEGEIDSEEESTFDLAVIDPLIRAVRQTLTFPTEMTKLSSADKLFPSSKKKSACFPVHSSIKEIIASEWKKTEKRAQTTGKFNKKYPFDEQDSKTWDSPPKVDAAVVRLAKKTTLPVDDAAVFREPMEKKIEFNLRKAFGSAGAACKPAVALTSVSRALKVWLSELGEAISSNVKRPKLLEMLTDCKMATEFISEASIDLVHFSARSMALSVAARRALWLKTWAADTVSKTNLCQLPFEGEMLFGEKLDAIIKKVSGGKSVFLPQESQAKRPRFETNYNKPKDKSFRTSKQYKPGREYSRQSSWRSGRPSSRGAAKKPGFFSSAPSTSGRQ; encoded by the exons ATGGAACCTGGTATGACGGGGAAAGCCTCTCACCCTAAAGGGAAAAG CCTTCCTGCCACAGATGTAAGAAAAGACAAGTCTCCAGAGAAAACgatttctgcagagaaacaacaGGAACCTGGGTCCTCTGTTTCACAAGAAAATCAATGGGAATCCTTAGCCTCGGTGATAAAACAGGCAGTTATTCAGGGATTCCAGGAGGTGTCAGGCACTAAGAAAAGACCAAGACACCAGCATGGAAGACAGGGGGAGTCTTTTTCAGATGTATCTGAGGGAGATCTGTCATTTGACTCGGACGTCCTCTCTCAGGCAGGATCAGAGGAGGGCGAGATTGATTCGGAAGAGGAATCAACATTTGATTTAGCGGTGATTGACCCGTTAATAAGAGCAGTCAGACAGACTCTAACTTTTCCAACAGAAATGACAAAGTTGTCATCAGCGGATAAACTCTTTCCATCATCAAAAAAGAAATCCGCATGCTTTCCTGTACATTCGTCTATCAAGGAGATAATTGCGTCAGAATGGAAGAAGACTGAGAAAAGGGCTCAGACAACAGGGAAATTCAACAAGAAGTATCCTTTTGACGAACAGGATTCAAAAACCTGGGATTCACCACCTAAAGTGGATGCGGCTGTGGTGAGGCTGGCTAAGAAGACAACACTTCCAGTAGATGATGCGGCAGTCTTCAGGGAGCCAATGGAGAAGAAGATAGAGTTCAATCTAAGGAAAGCTTTTGGGTCCGCAGGGGCAGCCTGTAAACCAGCTGTTGCTCTGACTTCAGTGTCTAGAGCTTTGAAGGTGTGGTTGTCAGAACTTGGAGAAGCGATATCTTCTAATGTAAAGAGACCAAAGCTTTTAGAGATGTTGACAGATTGTAAAATGGCAACAGAATTCATATCCGAAGCTTCGATAGACCTAGTGCATTTCTCGGCAAGATCTATGGCACTGTCGGTGGCAGCCAGAAGGGCTTTATGGCTGAAGACGTGGGCAGCGGATACAGTTTCTAAAACTAATCTGTGTCAATTGCCTTTTGAAGGTGAGATGTTATTTGGAGAGAAGCTCGACGCAATTATTAAAAAGGTCTCAGGTGGAAAAAGCGTGTTTCTGCCACAAGAGAGTCAGGCAAAAAGACCACGCTTTGAGACGAACTACAACAAACCGAAGGATAAGTCATTCAGGACGTCTAAACAGTACAAGCCTGGTAGAGAGTATTCCAGGCAATCTTCTTGGAGATCAGGACGTCCAAGTTCCAGAGGGGCAGCGAAAAAACCGGGATTTTTTTCCTCAGCCCCATCTACTTCCGGTCGACAATGA